A stretch of DNA from Bacillota bacterium:
GTGGATATACTCAAACAAACTTATAATATCAAATTGCAGCCGTGAGGGTGCCCGTACAGCTATGTTCACTAATGACAGCAATATTCAGGCGATTGTCTGTAGTAAAGTTAAAGAATCTGCTCCAACTTTTTTAAGAGATAAATTGACTGTAAGTGTTACATATGATTCAGATGGAGATACCAATGTAACTGTTTCAAGTCCTATTCAGGTATTGACCCCGATTTCGGGCATATTCCTTGGAGGGCAGATTTTAACACTTTCATCATCAACTGTTATGGCAGCGGGGTGATTGAATGTTAACAGCAAAGTCCCTTTTCCTTAACGAAAAGGGATCTGTCATTATAATTGTCGCAATTTCAATGACCGCCTTGCTTTTGGCAACGGCACTTGTCGTTGATATAGGAACTGCTGAAATCGAGGTCGCAAAAGTGCAGAATGCCGCAGACGCAGCAGCTTATTCTGCCGGAGTGAAACTGCCCGTAGGCGAAAATGACAGCGAGCTTCAAAATGAAATAATAAATAAAGCAGTCGAATGTGCTGAAAAAAATGGATTCAGCGGTCTTTCAACCGATAATGTGACATTTGGAGGACTTAAAGCCGGAAAATATACAACTTTGACTGTAAAAATCCCTGCAAGTGCCCAACTGGCCTTTGGCGGGCTTACCGGAAGGAATATGGCTAATGTTGTAAAAAGTGCAACAGTTCAAGCTTCAGCTATAAAATCTATTCCTGACGCCGTGCCACTGGGCGTCGAAAAAAGCGCATTTGAATCAGCTGTTGCCTCAGGCAATACTCAGCACATTGTTCTTAAGTATTCAGGCGGAGGAGGCACTGAAGGTTTTTTCGGAGCGCTTGATTTAGATGGTTTGCAAGGCGGAGGCGCGCGTGATTTTTCCACCTGGCTTGCATTTGGTTATGGCGGGAATTTGAATGTAGGCGATATCCTCCCTATTGAAAGCGGTAATATGGCAGGTCCAACAAACACAGCCTTGGCAGAGCGTCTTGGACAGTGTACGCATTTCTCCGGAGAAGGGGGATGTACGCCTGAGCATTTTGTAAATG
This window harbors:
- a CDS encoding TadE/TadG family type IV pilus assembly protein, with the protein product MKRFFKKENGQAIVELAITLPILLSLLCGILDFGWIYSNKLIISNCSREGARTAMFTNDSNIQAIVCSKVKESAPTFLRDKLTVSVTYDSDGDTNVTVSSPIQVLTPISGIFLGGQILTLSSSTVMAAG
- a CDS encoding pilus assembly protein TadG-related protein codes for the protein MLTAKSLFLNEKGSVIIIVAISMTALLLATALVVDIGTAEIEVAKVQNAADAAAYSAGVKLPVGENDSELQNEIINKAVECAEKNGFSGLSTDNVTFGGLKAGKYTTLTVKIPASAQLAFGGLTGRNMANVVKSATVQASAIKSIPDAVPLGVEKSAFESAVASGNTQHIVLKYSGGGGTEGFFGALDLDGLQGGGARDFSTWLAFGYGGNLNVGDILPIESGNMAGPTNTALAERLGQCTHFSGEGGCTPEHFVNDCPRVIKVIIFENVDGRSVKIDGFAAFVLETTNEFGEVIGSYSKMVLHSSEYDNNDTDFGITSLNLIG